One part of the Humulus lupulus chromosome 9, drHumLupu1.1, whole genome shotgun sequence genome encodes these proteins:
- the LOC133800831 gene encoding potassium transporter 11-like isoform X3: MNSDVVILVAAVILVGLFSMQHYGTDKVGWLFAPIVLLWFLIIGGIGIYNIWKYDSSVLKAFSPVYIYRYFRRNGKDGWTSLGGIMLSITGTEALFADLAHFPVLAVQIAFVLVVFPCLLLAYSGQAAYLMQNHDHASDAFYRSIPVSIYWPVFLVATAAAIVASQATISATFSIIKQALAHGCFPRVKVVHTSKNFLGQIYVPDINWILMILCIAVTAGFKNQNQIGNAYGTAVVIVMLVTTLLMTLIMILVWRCHWIIVVIFTGLSLLVECTYFSAVLFKVDQGGWVPLVIAAAFLLIMFVWHYGTVKRYEFEMHSKVSMAWILGLGPSLGLVRVPGIGLVYTELASGVPHIFSHFITNLPAIHSVVVFVCVKYLPVYTVPEEERFLVKRIGPKNFHMFRCVARYGYKDLHKKDDDFERKLFDNLFMFVRLEAMMEGCSDSDDYSIYGQQTQQSREGFINNGCNTTRSSVDLTISSVDSIVPVKSPTHGNYNTVGSSGQVSSHTEVDELEFLNSCRDAGVVHILGNTVVRARRESRFYKKIAVDYIYAFLRKICRENSVIFNVPHESLLNVGQVFFV, translated from the exons ATGAACTCTG ATGTTGTTATACTCGTTGCGGCTGTAATATTAGTAGGACTGTTCAGTATGCAGCACTATGGCACAGACAAGGTTGGGTGGCTCTTTGCTCCGATTGTTCTCCTATGGTTTCTCATAATTGGAGGTATAGGCATATACAACATTTGGAAATATGATAGCAGTGTTCTCAAAGCTTTCTCGCCTGTGTATATATACCGGTATTTTAGAAGGAATGGAAAAGATGGATGGACCTCCCTTGGTGGTATAATGCTTAGCATAACAG GAACAGAGGCACTCTTTGCAGACCTTGCCCATTTTCCAGTTCTAGCTGTTCAGATTGCTTTCGTTCTAGTTGTCTTTCCTTGCCTTCTTTTAGCTTATTCCGGACAAGCTGCATACCTTATGCAAAACCATGATCACGCAAGTGATGCATTTTATCGTTCTATTCCAG TAAGCATATATTGGCCTGTATTCCTTGTTGCAACTGCAGCAGCTATTGTCGCAAGTCAGGCCACTATATCTGCTACCTTTTCAATCATTAAGCAGGCACTTGCTCATGGATGTTTTCCCAGAGTCAAAGTTGTGCATACATCAAAGAACTTTCTTGGCCAAATATATGTGCCAGATATCAATTGGATCCTCATGATTCTTTGTATTGCTGTGACTGCTGGatttaaaaatcaaaaccaaatTGGAAATGCTTATG GGACCGCGGTCGTGATAGTCATGTTGGTCACCACATTGCTTATGACTCTAATCATGATCCTAGTTTGGCGCTGCCATTGGATTATTGTGGTGATCTTCACTGGTTTATCACTGCTTGTGGAGTGCACTTACTTTTCTGCTGTACTTTTCAAAGTGGATCAAGGTGGATGGGTTCCACTTGTGATTGCTGCTGCTTTTCTTCTCATTATGTTTGTTTGGCATTATGGAACTGTGAAACGTTATGAATTTGAAATGCATAGTAAGGTTTCGATGGCATGGATTCTTGGACTTGGTCCAAGTTTAGGACTTGTTCGGGTTCCTGGTATAGGACTTGTGTACACCGAactcgcaagtggcgttcctcacaTATTCTCTCACTTCATCACAAACCTACCAGCCATCCATTCAGTTGTTGTATTTGTTTGTGTGAAGTATCTTCCAGTGTACACAGTCCCAGAGGAAGAAAGATTCCTGGTAAAGCGAATTGGACCAAAGAACTTCCACATGTTTCGCTGTGTTGCAAGATACGGCTATAAAGACCTTCACAAGAAAGATGATGATTTCGAGAGAAAGCTCTTTGATAACCTTTTCATGTTTGTACGGCTTGAAGCCATGATGGAAGGTTGTTCCGACTCTGATGATTACAGCATTTACGGCCAGCAAACTCAGCAGTCACGAGAGGGCTTCATTAACAACGGTTGTAACACAACTCGCTCCAGTGTTGACCTTACCATCTCTTCAGTGGATTCAATTGTACCTGTTAAGTCTCCAACGCATGGGAACTACAATACAGTCGGGTCTTCAGGTCAAGTGAGCAGCCACACCGAGGTTGATGAGCTAGAATTTTTGAATAGTTGTAGAGATGCTGGAGTGGTGCACATACTGGGGAATACAGTAGTCAGAGCAAGGAGGGAGTCAAGGTTCTATAAGAAAATAGCTGTTGATTATATATATGCATTTCTTAGGAAGATATGCAGGGAGAATAGTGTGATATTCAATGTTCCCCATGAGAGCCTATTAAATGTTGGTCAAGTTTTCTTTGTCTAA
- the LOC133800831 gene encoding potassium transporter 11-like isoform X1, producing the protein MASRVEDDQETDDRGSMWVLDQKLDQPMDEEAGRLRNMYREKKFSVLLLLRLAFQSLGVVFGDLGTSPLYVFYNTFPGKIEDTEDVIGALSLIIYSLTLVPLLKYVIVVCKANDNGQGGTFALYSLLCRHAKVKIIPNQHRTDEELTTYSRSTFREQSYAAKTKRWLEEHAYRKTSLLLLVLVGTCMVIGDGILTPAISVLSAVGGIKVRGPSMNSDVVILVAAVILVGLFSMQHYGTDKVGWLFAPIVLLWFLIIGGIGIYNIWKYDSSVLKAFSPVYIYRYFRRNGKDGWTSLGGIMLSITGTEALFADLAHFPVLAVQIAFVLVVFPCLLLAYSGQAAYLMQNHDHASDAFYRSIPVSIYWPVFLVATAAAIVASQATISATFSIIKQALAHGCFPRVKVVHTSKNFLGQIYVPDINWILMILCIAVTAGFKNQNQIGNAYGTAVVIVMLVTTLLMTLIMILVWRCHWIIVVIFTGLSLLVECTYFSAVLFKVDQGGWVPLVIAAAFLLIMFVWHYGTVKRYEFEMHSKVSMAWILGLGPSLGLVRVPGIGLVYTELASGVPHIFSHFITNLPAIHSVVVFVCVKYLPVYTVPEEERFLVKRIGPKNFHMFRCVARYGYKDLHKKDDDFERKLFDNLFMFVRLEAMMEGCSDSDDYSIYGQQTQQSREGFINNGCNTTRSSVDLTISSVDSIVPVKSPTHGNYNTVGSSGQVSSHTEVDELEFLNSCRDAGVVHILGNTVVRARRESRFYKKIAVDYIYAFLRKICRENSVIFNVPHESLLNVGQVFFV; encoded by the exons AtggcttcaagagttgaggatgATCAAGAAACAGACGACAGAGGCAGTATGTGGGTTTTAGATCAGAAGCTTGATCAACCTATGGATGAGGAAGCTGGGAGGCTCAGGAATATGTACAGAGAAAAG AAATTCTCAGTGTTATTGCTTCTGAGGCTTGCATTCCAAAGTCTTGGAGTGGTTTTTGGAGATTTGGGTACTTCTCCCTTATATGTCTTCTACAATACATTTCCTGGAAAAATTGAAGATACAGAGGATGTGATTGGTGCTCTGTCTTTGATTATATACTCTCTCACTCTTGTCCCTCTTCTCAAGTATGTTATCGTTGTTTGCAAGGCGAATGACAATGGTCAAG GTGGAACATTTGCTCTTTATTCCTTGCTATGTCGACATGCAAAAGTTAAAATTATTCCTAACCAACACCGGACTGATGAAGAGCTAACTACATATAGTCGTTCTACTTTTCGTGAACAGTCTTATGCTGCAAAAACCAAGAGATGGCTGGAAGAGCATGCATACAGGAAgacttcccttcttcttcttgttcttgttgGCACTTGTATGGTGATTGGTGATGGGATTCTTACTCCAGCTATATCTG TCTTATCAGCTGTTGGTGGGATCAAAGTAAGAGGCCCCAGTATGAACTCTG ATGTTGTTATACTCGTTGCGGCTGTAATATTAGTAGGACTGTTCAGTATGCAGCACTATGGCACAGACAAGGTTGGGTGGCTCTTTGCTCCGATTGTTCTCCTATGGTTTCTCATAATTGGAGGTATAGGCATATACAACATTTGGAAATATGATAGCAGTGTTCTCAAAGCTTTCTCGCCTGTGTATATATACCGGTATTTTAGAAGGAATGGAAAAGATGGATGGACCTCCCTTGGTGGTATAATGCTTAGCATAACAG GAACAGAGGCACTCTTTGCAGACCTTGCCCATTTTCCAGTTCTAGCTGTTCAGATTGCTTTCGTTCTAGTTGTCTTTCCTTGCCTTCTTTTAGCTTATTCCGGACAAGCTGCATACCTTATGCAAAACCATGATCACGCAAGTGATGCATTTTATCGTTCTATTCCAG TAAGCATATATTGGCCTGTATTCCTTGTTGCAACTGCAGCAGCTATTGTCGCAAGTCAGGCCACTATATCTGCTACCTTTTCAATCATTAAGCAGGCACTTGCTCATGGATGTTTTCCCAGAGTCAAAGTTGTGCATACATCAAAGAACTTTCTTGGCCAAATATATGTGCCAGATATCAATTGGATCCTCATGATTCTTTGTATTGCTGTGACTGCTGGatttaaaaatcaaaaccaaatTGGAAATGCTTATG GGACCGCGGTCGTGATAGTCATGTTGGTCACCACATTGCTTATGACTCTAATCATGATCCTAGTTTGGCGCTGCCATTGGATTATTGTGGTGATCTTCACTGGTTTATCACTGCTTGTGGAGTGCACTTACTTTTCTGCTGTACTTTTCAAAGTGGATCAAGGTGGATGGGTTCCACTTGTGATTGCTGCTGCTTTTCTTCTCATTATGTTTGTTTGGCATTATGGAACTGTGAAACGTTATGAATTTGAAATGCATAGTAAGGTTTCGATGGCATGGATTCTTGGACTTGGTCCAAGTTTAGGACTTGTTCGGGTTCCTGGTATAGGACTTGTGTACACCGAactcgcaagtggcgttcctcacaTATTCTCTCACTTCATCACAAACCTACCAGCCATCCATTCAGTTGTTGTATTTGTTTGTGTGAAGTATCTTCCAGTGTACACAGTCCCAGAGGAAGAAAGATTCCTGGTAAAGCGAATTGGACCAAAGAACTTCCACATGTTTCGCTGTGTTGCAAGATACGGCTATAAAGACCTTCACAAGAAAGATGATGATTTCGAGAGAAAGCTCTTTGATAACCTTTTCATGTTTGTACGGCTTGAAGCCATGATGGAAGGTTGTTCCGACTCTGATGATTACAGCATTTACGGCCAGCAAACTCAGCAGTCACGAGAGGGCTTCATTAACAACGGTTGTAACACAACTCGCTCCAGTGTTGACCTTACCATCTCTTCAGTGGATTCAATTGTACCTGTTAAGTCTCCAACGCATGGGAACTACAATACAGTCGGGTCTTCAGGTCAAGTGAGCAGCCACACCGAGGTTGATGAGCTAGAATTTTTGAATAGTTGTAGAGATGCTGGAGTGGTGCACATACTGGGGAATACAGTAGTCAGAGCAAGGAGGGAGTCAAGGTTCTATAAGAAAATAGCTGTTGATTATATATATGCATTTCTTAGGAAGATATGCAGGGAGAATAGTGTGATATTCAATGTTCCCCATGAGAGCCTATTAAATGTTGGTCAAGTTTTCTTTGTCTAA
- the LOC133800831 gene encoding potassium transporter 11-like isoform X2 produces MASRVEDDQETDDRGSMWVLDQKLDQPMDEEAGRLRNMYREKKFSVLLLLRLAFQSLGVVFGDLGTSPLYVFYNTFPGKIEDTEDVIGALSLIIYSLTLVPLLKYVIVVCKANDNGQGGTFALYSLLCRHAKVKIIPNQHRTDEELTTYSRSTFREQSYAAKTKRWLEEHAYRKTSLLLLVLVGTCMVIGDGILTPAISVLSAVGGIKVRGPSMNSDVVILVAAVILVGLFSMQHYGTDKVGWLFAPIVLLWFLIIGGIGIYNIWKYDSSVLKAFSPVYIYRYFRRNGKDGWTSLGGIMLSITGTEALFADLAHFPVLAVQIAFVLVVFPCLLLAYSGQAAYLMQNHDHASDAFYRSIPAAIVASQATISATFSIIKQALAHGCFPRVKVVHTSKNFLGQIYVPDINWILMILCIAVTAGFKNQNQIGNAYGTAVVIVMLVTTLLMTLIMILVWRCHWIIVVIFTGLSLLVECTYFSAVLFKVDQGGWVPLVIAAAFLLIMFVWHYGTVKRYEFEMHSKVSMAWILGLGPSLGLVRVPGIGLVYTELASGVPHIFSHFITNLPAIHSVVVFVCVKYLPVYTVPEEERFLVKRIGPKNFHMFRCVARYGYKDLHKKDDDFERKLFDNLFMFVRLEAMMEGCSDSDDYSIYGQQTQQSREGFINNGCNTTRSSVDLTISSVDSIVPVKSPTHGNYNTVGSSGQVSSHTEVDELEFLNSCRDAGVVHILGNTVVRARRESRFYKKIAVDYIYAFLRKICRENSVIFNVPHESLLNVGQVFFV; encoded by the exons AtggcttcaagagttgaggatgATCAAGAAACAGACGACAGAGGCAGTATGTGGGTTTTAGATCAGAAGCTTGATCAACCTATGGATGAGGAAGCTGGGAGGCTCAGGAATATGTACAGAGAAAAG AAATTCTCAGTGTTATTGCTTCTGAGGCTTGCATTCCAAAGTCTTGGAGTGGTTTTTGGAGATTTGGGTACTTCTCCCTTATATGTCTTCTACAATACATTTCCTGGAAAAATTGAAGATACAGAGGATGTGATTGGTGCTCTGTCTTTGATTATATACTCTCTCACTCTTGTCCCTCTTCTCAAGTATGTTATCGTTGTTTGCAAGGCGAATGACAATGGTCAAG GTGGAACATTTGCTCTTTATTCCTTGCTATGTCGACATGCAAAAGTTAAAATTATTCCTAACCAACACCGGACTGATGAAGAGCTAACTACATATAGTCGTTCTACTTTTCGTGAACAGTCTTATGCTGCAAAAACCAAGAGATGGCTGGAAGAGCATGCATACAGGAAgacttcccttcttcttcttgttcttgttgGCACTTGTATGGTGATTGGTGATGGGATTCTTACTCCAGCTATATCTG TCTTATCAGCTGTTGGTGGGATCAAAGTAAGAGGCCCCAGTATGAACTCTG ATGTTGTTATACTCGTTGCGGCTGTAATATTAGTAGGACTGTTCAGTATGCAGCACTATGGCACAGACAAGGTTGGGTGGCTCTTTGCTCCGATTGTTCTCCTATGGTTTCTCATAATTGGAGGTATAGGCATATACAACATTTGGAAATATGATAGCAGTGTTCTCAAAGCTTTCTCGCCTGTGTATATATACCGGTATTTTAGAAGGAATGGAAAAGATGGATGGACCTCCCTTGGTGGTATAATGCTTAGCATAACAG GAACAGAGGCACTCTTTGCAGACCTTGCCCATTTTCCAGTTCTAGCTGTTCAGATTGCTTTCGTTCTAGTTGTCTTTCCTTGCCTTCTTTTAGCTTATTCCGGACAAGCTGCATACCTTATGCAAAACCATGATCACGCAAGTGATGCATTTTATCGTTCTATTCCAG CAGCTATTGTCGCAAGTCAGGCCACTATATCTGCTACCTTTTCAATCATTAAGCAGGCACTTGCTCATGGATGTTTTCCCAGAGTCAAAGTTGTGCATACATCAAAGAACTTTCTTGGCCAAATATATGTGCCAGATATCAATTGGATCCTCATGATTCTTTGTATTGCTGTGACTGCTGGatttaaaaatcaaaaccaaatTGGAAATGCTTATG GGACCGCGGTCGTGATAGTCATGTTGGTCACCACATTGCTTATGACTCTAATCATGATCCTAGTTTGGCGCTGCCATTGGATTATTGTGGTGATCTTCACTGGTTTATCACTGCTTGTGGAGTGCACTTACTTTTCTGCTGTACTTTTCAAAGTGGATCAAGGTGGATGGGTTCCACTTGTGATTGCTGCTGCTTTTCTTCTCATTATGTTTGTTTGGCATTATGGAACTGTGAAACGTTATGAATTTGAAATGCATAGTAAGGTTTCGATGGCATGGATTCTTGGACTTGGTCCAAGTTTAGGACTTGTTCGGGTTCCTGGTATAGGACTTGTGTACACCGAactcgcaagtggcgttcctcacaTATTCTCTCACTTCATCACAAACCTACCAGCCATCCATTCAGTTGTTGTATTTGTTTGTGTGAAGTATCTTCCAGTGTACACAGTCCCAGAGGAAGAAAGATTCCTGGTAAAGCGAATTGGACCAAAGAACTTCCACATGTTTCGCTGTGTTGCAAGATACGGCTATAAAGACCTTCACAAGAAAGATGATGATTTCGAGAGAAAGCTCTTTGATAACCTTTTCATGTTTGTACGGCTTGAAGCCATGATGGAAGGTTGTTCCGACTCTGATGATTACAGCATTTACGGCCAGCAAACTCAGCAGTCACGAGAGGGCTTCATTAACAACGGTTGTAACACAACTCGCTCCAGTGTTGACCTTACCATCTCTTCAGTGGATTCAATTGTACCTGTTAAGTCTCCAACGCATGGGAACTACAATACAGTCGGGTCTTCAGGTCAAGTGAGCAGCCACACCGAGGTTGATGAGCTAGAATTTTTGAATAGTTGTAGAGATGCTGGAGTGGTGCACATACTGGGGAATACAGTAGTCAGAGCAAGGAGGGAGTCAAGGTTCTATAAGAAAATAGCTGTTGATTATATATATGCATTTCTTAGGAAGATATGCAGGGAGAATAGTGTGATATTCAATGTTCCCCATGAGAGCCTATTAAATGTTGGTCAAGTTTTCTTTGTCTAA
- the LOC133799877 gene encoding uncharacterized protein LOC133799877: MPTQWLQVAILYNQLGLDRWKPVTNSSGWTIDTWQIELGPSLARRSARIFRAYNNHFMKGGPSQRNSDRKRPNNNYKRGKDQSQEKPGFPQCPKCNKYHPGECRVGTNTCYICGKLGHFARECSSRNEQYKGGEEKKTNPIVFALTREEAKASPSTIISGHLLFNNIPASVLVDSRATHSFASVHFVGRLNGLPVKMDTIFSIALPSGEVLYSTHWYKTKPITINDRELYVNLIIIDMKDYDVILGMDFLTTYNAIINCSKKEVIFAPVGEDEVHFWGKVK; encoded by the coding sequence ATGCCGACACAGTGGCTCCAAGTAGCAATTCTCTATAACCAGCTTGGGCTGGATAGATGGAAGCCCGTAACAAACAGCTCTGGGTGGAcgattgacacgtggcagatcgaattaggcccttctCTAGCTCGCCGAagtgcgcggatatttagggcgtacaataacCATTTCATGAAAGGTGGTCCAAGTCAGAGGAATAGTGACAGGAAGCGGCCTAACAACAACTACAAGAGAGGAAAGGATCAATCCCAAGAAAAGCCAGGATTTCCTCAATGTCCAAAATGTAACAAATatcatcctggtgaatgtcgggTTGGGACTAACACTTGTTACATATGTGGGAAGCTGGGGCACTTTGCAAGGGAATGTTCCAGCCGTAACGAACAGTATAAaggaggagaagaaaagaaaacaaatcCCATAGTCTTTGCTTTGACTCGGGAAGAAGCGAAAGCAAGTCCATCCACAATAATCTCAGGTCACCTCCTTTTCAATAACATCCCTGCATCAGTATTAGTTGATTCTAGAGCTACACACTCATTCGCATCAGTGCATTTTGTTGGTAGATTGAATGGATTACCTGTTAAGATGGATACAATTTTTAGTATAGCACTGCCCTCTGGGGAAGTGCTATACTCAACTCATTGGTATAAGACTAAACCAATTACAATCAATGATAGGGAGCTATATGTTAACCTGATCATTATCGACATGAAGGACTATGACGTCATTTTAGGAATGGATTTCCTAACAACGTATAACGCTATAATCAACTGTAGTAAGAAAGAAGTCATTTTTGCACCGGTAGGAGAAGACGAAGTTCATTTTTGGGGGAAAGTGAAATGA